In the Burkholderia glumae LMG 2196 = ATCC 33617 genome, one interval contains:
- a CDS encoding Zn-dependent oxidoreductase, with translation MLSVVVDRPNSLSVREMPLPQPAAGEVRVRVRYAGVCGSDLHIYRGHNPFVSYPRIIGHEFVGRVEALGEGVDATRLGELVAVDPVISCGRCQACRIGRRNVCRKLVVLGVHRDGGFSEYVCVPAANAYRIPEGIADSCAAVVEPFAVAANATARTGVLPGDVALVYGAGTVGLTILQVLKRVYGVRAFITDRLDERLALARRCGAAEDETINAGEEAIGEALEKRGVEGGPTLIFDAVGHPSILEEAVRLAAPAGRIGLLGFSSTPSSVAQQELTKKELTLAASRLNCAMFPTVIGWLERALVTPESIVTHKVDFREVGRALELAEQSPKNACKVLLDFAPQG, from the coding sequence ATGCTGAGCGTCGTGGTCGATCGTCCGAACAGCCTGAGCGTGCGCGAAATGCCGCTGCCCCAGCCCGCTGCGGGCGAGGTGCGCGTGCGGGTGCGTTACGCGGGCGTTTGCGGCTCGGACCTGCACATCTATCGCGGGCACAACCCGTTCGTTTCATATCCGCGCATCATCGGCCACGAGTTCGTGGGCCGCGTCGAGGCGCTAGGCGAAGGCGTGGACGCCACGCGCCTAGGCGAGCTGGTGGCCGTCGATCCCGTGATCAGCTGTGGCCGGTGCCAGGCCTGCCGGATCGGCCGCCGCAACGTGTGCCGCAAGCTGGTGGTGCTCGGCGTGCATCGCGACGGCGGTTTCAGCGAGTATGTCTGCGTGCCCGCTGCCAATGCCTACCGGATTCCCGAGGGCATCGCCGACAGCTGCGCGGCCGTCGTCGAGCCGTTCGCGGTGGCCGCCAACGCGACCGCACGCACCGGCGTGCTGCCCGGCGACGTGGCGCTCGTCTATGGTGCCGGCACCGTCGGGCTGACGATCCTGCAGGTGCTCAAGCGCGTGTACGGCGTGCGCGCCTTCATCACCGACCGCCTCGACGAGCGGCTCGCGCTGGCGCGCCGCTGCGGCGCGGCCGAAGACGAAACCATCAACGCCGGCGAGGAAGCGATCGGCGAGGCGCTGGAAAAGCGCGGCGTGGAGGGCGGCCCGACGCTGATCTTCGACGCGGTCGGCCATCCGTCGATCCTCGAGGAGGCGGTGCGGCTCGCGGCGCCGGCGGGCCGCATCGGGCTGCTCGGCTTCTCGTCCACGCCGTCGTCGGTCGCGCAGCAGGAGCTGACCAAGAAGGAGCTGACGCTGGCCGCCTCGCGCCTGAACTGCGCGATGTTCCCGACCGTGATCGGCTGGCTCGAGCGCGCGCTCGTGACGCCTGAGTCGATCGTCACGCACAAGGTGGATTTCCGCGAGGTGGGGCGCGCGCTGGAGCTGGCCGAACAGAGCCCGAAGAACGCCTGCAAGGTGCTGCTCGACTTCGCGCCGCAGGGCTGA
- a CDS encoding thioredoxin family protein has protein sequence MTSSQAYSDDAPTRAEVDALASATVIEFGTNWCGVCKGAQPAIREAFAAHPEIRHLKIEDGPGRPLGRSFRVKLWPTLVFLRDGTEVARVVRPTEAAQLEADGFAALA, from the coding sequence ATGACTTCCAGCCAAGCCTATTCCGACGATGCCCCCACGCGCGCCGAGGTAGACGCGCTCGCCAGCGCCACCGTGATCGAGTTCGGCACCAACTGGTGCGGCGTCTGCAAGGGCGCGCAGCCCGCGATCCGCGAGGCATTCGCGGCCCATCCCGAGATCCGCCATCTGAAGATCGAGGACGGCCCCGGCCGGCCGCTCGGCCGCTCGTTCCGCGTCAAGCTGTGGCCCACGCTGGTGTTCCTGCGCGACGGCACGGAAGTGGCGCGCGTGGTGCGGCCCACCGAGGCCGCGCAGCTCGAGGCCGACGGCTTCGCCGCGCTGGCCTGA
- a CDS encoding isocitrate lyase/PEP mutase family protein, with protein sequence MPRTPAEKRAAFRQLHESGCFLLPNPWDVGSARYLASLGFQALATTSSGYAWSTGHADNTVSRAAVLAHLRDIVGATDLPVNADFENGFGATPDEVGESVRLAVETGIAGLSIEDATGDTATPLFPIDEAVARIAAARRAIDASGGDTLLVGRAENFVVGVPDLDDAIARLRAYAAAGADCLYAPGIRTRGQIEAVVAALAPKPVNLLVGAPIEFSLAEIAGFGVRRVSVGGALARAAWDGFMNATLGLLDGSFARLPTLSGKQIDAQF encoded by the coding sequence ATGCCCCGCACTCCCGCCGAAAAACGCGCCGCCTTCCGCCAGCTCCACGAAAGCGGCTGCTTCCTGCTGCCCAACCCGTGGGACGTCGGCAGCGCGCGCTACCTCGCCTCGCTCGGCTTCCAGGCGCTCGCCACCACCAGTTCGGGTTACGCGTGGTCCACCGGCCACGCCGACAACACGGTGTCGCGCGCGGCCGTGCTCGCGCATCTGCGCGACATCGTCGGCGCCACGGATCTGCCCGTGAACGCCGATTTCGAGAACGGTTTCGGCGCGACCCCCGACGAGGTCGGCGAAAGCGTGCGGCTGGCGGTGGAGACCGGCATCGCCGGGCTCTCGATCGAGGACGCGACGGGCGACACGGCCACCCCGCTGTTCCCCATCGACGAGGCGGTGGCACGCATCGCCGCGGCGCGCCGCGCGATCGATGCCTCCGGCGGCGACACGCTGCTGGTGGGCCGCGCCGAGAACTTCGTGGTGGGCGTGCCCGATCTCGACGACGCGATCGCGCGGCTGCGCGCCTACGCGGCAGCCGGCGCCGACTGCCTCTACGCACCCGGCATCCGCACGCGCGGGCAGATCGAGGCGGTGGTGGCCGCGCTCGCGCCCAAGCCGGTCAACCTGCTGGTGGGCGCGCCGATCGAATTCTCGCTGGCCGAGATCGCCGGGTTCGGGGTGCGCCGCGTAAGCGTGGGCGGAGCGCTCGCGCGCGCGGCCTGGGACGGCTTCATGAACGCCACGCTGGGCTTGCTCGACGGCAGCTTCGCGCGGCTGCCGACGCTGTCGGGCAAGCAGATCGACGCGCAGTTCTGA
- a CDS encoding aldose epimerase family protein: MRALSLPMCRPASRRAACPARRGLLPGLKLAARALAASGWLAASSVWAATLSEAPYGTTSDGKPVTEYTLKNARGTTVRLIDYGGCITAIEVPDRRGRFANIVLGFASLKDYEAYNGNIHFGALIGRYANRIAGGKFELDGKTYQLPINNAPNTLHGGPGSFDSKVWRAKPVSGKDGAGVELTYVSPDGENGFPGTLTTHVTYLLTDDNALHIRYEATTDRDTVVNLTNHTYFNLAGEGSGSVEQQEIRIAASRYTPTDRTSIPTGELAPVEGTPLDLRRLTPIGKYLRSNFEQMVYARGYDHNWVLDHGGQRVPAFAASVRDPHSGRVLTVDTTQPGLQFYSANSLDGGVVGASGHTYRQTDAFALEAEHFPDSPNHPAFPTTVLKPGDTLREETVLRFSVR, from the coding sequence ATGAGAGCGCTTTCCCTGCCCATGTGCCGCCCGGCTTCTCGCCGCGCAGCCTGTCCCGCCCGCCGCGGTCTTCTTCCCGGTCTGAAGCTGGCCGCCCGCGCGCTCGCCGCTTCGGGCTGGCTGGCGGCGTCGTCAGTGTGGGCGGCAACGCTGTCCGAGGCGCCCTACGGCACGACCAGCGACGGCAAGCCGGTGACCGAGTACACGCTGAAGAACGCGCGCGGCACCACCGTCAGGCTGATCGACTACGGCGGCTGCATCACCGCCATCGAGGTGCCCGACCGTCGCGGCCGGTTTGCCAACATCGTGCTCGGCTTCGCGTCACTGAAGGACTACGAGGCCTACAACGGCAACATCCATTTCGGCGCCCTGATCGGCCGCTACGCGAACCGCATCGCAGGCGGCAAGTTCGAACTCGACGGCAAGACCTACCAGTTGCCGATCAACAACGCGCCGAACACGCTGCATGGCGGACCCGGCAGCTTCGACTCGAAGGTCTGGCGCGCAAAGCCCGTGAGCGGCAAGGACGGCGCCGGCGTGGAGCTCACCTACGTGAGCCCCGACGGCGAGAACGGCTTTCCCGGCACGCTGACGACGCACGTCACCTACCTGCTGACCGACGACAACGCGCTGCACATCCGCTACGAGGCCACCACCGACCGGGACACCGTGGTCAATCTGACCAACCACACCTATTTCAATCTGGCCGGCGAGGGCAGCGGCAGCGTGGAGCAGCAGGAGATCCGGATTGCCGCCTCGCGCTACACGCCCACCGATCGCACCTCGATTCCCACCGGCGAGCTGGCACCCGTGGAGGGAACGCCGCTCGACCTGCGCCGGCTCACGCCGATCGGCAAGTATTTGCGCTCGAACTTCGAGCAGATGGTCTACGCGCGCGGCTACGACCACAACTGGGTGCTCGACCACGGCGGCCAGCGCGTGCCGGCCTTTGCGGCCAGCGTGCGCGACCCGCACAGCGGGCGCGTGCTGACCGTCGACACCACGCAGCCGGGCCTGCAGTTCTACTCGGCGAATTCGCTCGACGGCGGCGTGGTGGGTGCGAGCGGCCATACCTACCGGCAGACCGACGCGTTCGCGCTCGAGGCCGAGCACTTCCCCGATTCGCCTAACCATCCGGCGTTCCCGACCACGGTGCTCAAGCCCGGCGACACGCTGCGCGAGGAAACCGTGCTGCGTTTCTCGGTACGCTGA
- a CDS encoding secondary thiamine-phosphate synthase enzyme YjbQ translates to MKQAIQHLVIETRGRGLVEFTSRVRAFIDQQSIRDGLLTVFCRHTSASLLIQENADASVQRDLERYFEEIAPEDAARYEHDAEGADDMPAHLRAALTQVQLSIPVEHGRMVLGTWQGIYLFEHRRAAHRREVVVHLIG, encoded by the coding sequence ATGAAACAGGCGATTCAGCACCTCGTCATCGAGACGCGCGGGCGCGGCCTCGTCGAATTCACCTCGCGCGTGCGCGCGTTCATCGACCAGCAATCGATACGCGACGGGCTGCTGACCGTGTTCTGCCGGCATACGTCGGCGTCGCTGCTGATCCAGGAGAACGCCGACGCGTCGGTGCAGCGCGATCTCGAACGCTACTTCGAGGAGATCGCGCCCGAGGACGCCGCCCGCTACGAGCACGACGCCGAAGGCGCGGACGACATGCCCGCGCATCTGCGCGCGGCTCTCACGCAGGTGCAACTGTCGATTCCGGTCGAGCACGGCCGCATGGTGCTTGGCACCTGGCAAGGCATCTACCTGTTCGAGCATCGCCGCGCCGCGCACCGGCGCGAGGTGGTGGTGCATCTGATCGGGTAG
- the manD gene encoding D-mannonate dehydratase ManD has translation MKIERLQTIVTCPGRNFVTVKIVTDEGVHGLGDATLNGRELAVRAYLEEHVFPCLVGRDPRNIEDIWQYLYRGAYWRRGPVTMTAIAAIDMALWDILGKLAGMPVYRLLGGKSRDGLMVYGHANGRDHEEAVDAVHRHIEEGYLAIRVQSGVPGLDKVYGVGKVAGEYEPAQKGLPPEEPWDTALYLRHTPELFRKVREAVGFGPHLLHDAHHRLTPIEAGRLGRDLEPYRLFWLEDATPAENQESFRLIRSHTTTPLAVGEVFNSIWDCKDLIREQLIDYIRSTIVHAGGITHARRIADYAAMYQVRTGFHGATDLSPVCMAAAVNFGLWAPNFGIQELMPHNALTNEVFPHRYRFDQGFLVMDDAPGLGVEIDEALAAKHPYQRAYLPVARLRDGAMWNW, from the coding sequence GTGAAGATCGAACGGTTGCAGACCATCGTGACCTGTCCGGGCCGCAACTTCGTGACGGTGAAGATCGTCACGGACGAGGGCGTGCACGGCCTCGGCGACGCCACGCTGAACGGGCGTGAACTCGCGGTGCGCGCGTACCTGGAGGAGCACGTGTTCCCGTGTCTCGTCGGGCGCGATCCGCGCAACATCGAGGACATCTGGCAGTATCTCTATCGCGGCGCCTATTGGCGGCGCGGCCCGGTGACGATGACGGCGATCGCGGCGATCGACATGGCGCTGTGGGACATCCTCGGCAAGCTGGCCGGCATGCCCGTCTACCGTCTGCTCGGCGGCAAGAGCCGCGACGGCCTGATGGTGTACGGCCATGCCAACGGCCGCGACCACGAGGAAGCCGTGGACGCGGTGCATCGGCATATCGAGGAGGGCTATCTGGCGATTCGCGTGCAGTCCGGCGTGCCGGGGCTCGACAAGGTCTACGGCGTGGGCAAGGTGGCCGGCGAATACGAGCCGGCGCAAAAGGGCCTGCCGCCCGAGGAGCCCTGGGACACCGCGCTCTACTTGCGCCACACGCCCGAGCTGTTCCGCAAGGTGCGCGAGGCGGTGGGCTTCGGGCCGCACCTGCTGCACGACGCGCACCACCGCCTCACGCCGATCGAGGCGGGGCGGCTCGGCCGCGATCTCGAGCCGTACCGGCTGTTCTGGCTCGAAGACGCGACGCCTGCCGAAAACCAGGAAAGCTTCCGGCTGATCCGCAGCCACACCACCACACCGCTGGCGGTGGGCGAGGTGTTCAATTCGATCTGGGACTGCAAGGACCTGATCCGCGAGCAATTGATCGACTACATCCGCTCGACCATCGTGCATGCGGGCGGCATCACGCATGCGCGGCGCATTGCCGACTACGCGGCGATGTACCAGGTGCGCACGGGTTTTCACGGCGCGACCGACCTGTCGCCCGTGTGCATGGCGGCTGCCGTGAACTTCGGGCTATGGGCGCCGAACTTCGGCATCCAGGAGCTGATGCCGCACAACGCGCTGACCAACGAGGTGTTTCCGCACCGCTACCGCTTCGACCAGGGCTTCCTCGTGATGGACGACGCGCCGGGGCTCGGCGTGGAGATCGACGAGGCGCTCGCCGCGAAGCATCCCTACCAGCGCGCCTATCTGCCGGTCGCGCGGCTGCGCGACGGCGCAATGTGGAACTGGTGA